The Streptomyces sp. V3I7 genome segment GACGTGAGGGCGAGCCCATCGCCCCGCTCGCCTTCGATCACTCCCAGATCCTCGGGGACGGGGTGGAGCGGGCCCGCTCGAAGATCGAGTACTCGTCTCTCGCCACGGCGTTCTGCCCGCCGGAGTTCACCGTCGGAGAGCTGCGCCGGGTGTACGAGGCGGTGTGGGGCGTGGCCCTTGATCCGCGCAATTTCCATCGCAAGGTGACCGGGACCCCCGGTTTCCTCGTCCCGACCGGCGGTACGACCACGCGCCAGGGTGGCCGTCCTGCTCAGCTCTTCCGCGCCGGCGGTGCCGCCCTGCTCAACCCCCCGATGCTGCGTCCCGAGGTGTGACGCGCGGCGGGGGCAGCGGGGGACGGGCGGGCTCCTCGTCCCGGTCGGATGCCGGACGTCGGACAAGGGTCCGGGCGAAGCGGGTGCTCTTGCGGAATCGCAGATCGGGTGATACCGGGAAAACCGGGCGCAGCGCGCTATCTTGCTGCAGGTGATCCAGGCCTTCGGACTGACCAGCAACCCCCGCAAGGCGCACCCGCCCGTCGTCGACGATGTCTCCTTCGAGGCGCGCGCGGGCCGTGTCACCGTCCTCCTGGGAGCGCCGGGCGCGGGCAAGACGACAACACTCAAGCTGATGCTCGAACTCCAGCAGGGGCGCGGTATCAGCTATTTCAGGGGGCGACCCCTGCACCGGATCGCCCACCCGTCGCGCGAAGTCGGCGTGCTGTTGGGCGACGTACCGGGTCATCCGGCCCGCTCGGTCCGGGGGCACCTGCGCATGCTGTGCGCGGCGGCGGGCGTGCCGGCGCGGCGTGCCGACGAGGTCCTCGAAGTGGTCGGCCTCGAGGGGCTGAGCGAGGAGCGCCTGGGCACGCTGTCGCGTGGCATGGACCGCCGCTTGGGACTGGCGTGTGCCCTGTTGGCGGACCCGCACACGCTTGTGCTGGACGAGCCCGCGTACGGGCTGTCCGCCCGGGAAGGCCGCTGGCTGCACGGCGTACTCAAGGCGCACGCGAGTCAGGGCGGCACGGTCCTGCTCACCACGGCCGACCCCAAGGAGGCCGCCCGCACGGCCGATCACGTCGTCACCCTGGAGTCCGGCAGGCTGGTCGCCGACCAGGAGGGTGCGGAGTTCGCCCGCACCCGGCTGCGTCCCCGCGTGGCCGTCCGCAGCCCGCACGTCGCCCGCCTCGCGGCCGTCCTCTCCAGGGAGGCCCGCACAGGCCGGCACTCCCTCGAGGTGGTGCGAGAGGGCGGCAACCGCCTCTCGGTGTACGGCAGTACGACCGCCGACGTCGGCGAGGTGGCGTTCCGGAACGGCATCCTCGTCCATCAACTCGCGGACGAAATCGGTGACATGGGTCCCGGTGCGGAGGTTTTGCCCGCGCAGGCGCAGAGGTCGGGCGACGAGCCTGTCGCATCGGCGGCATCGGAGGGCGAGCACCATCGCCGTGATCTGTCGGCCCGTCAGTCGCACGCCCTCGGTGATCAGTCCTCGACGGATCAGGAGCGGACTTCGGACGAACAGGCCGCCCCCAGCCGCCAGCCGACCTCGGTGGATCTGCTGGTGCCGGGGCAGTCGCAAGGTCCCGAGGGCCCTGTCCCCGAGGACGCGCCCCCGCCCGATGCTCCCGACAGCACCTCCGCATCGGACGCCGACGATGAACCGGACGCCGCCGCACCCTCACGCGAGTCGCCGGAGCTCCGCGACGTACACCTCGTGCCCCTTCGGGACACGACCTCTCCCCAGCCGCAGACAGGCCGCGCCCGCCCGGCCGGACCCCTCGACTCGCCGTCCGCGGCCGCCCTCCCGCCTCCCATCTCGGTCCGTTCCGCCCCCAGCCCTCTGCGTCCGCTCCGCTACGAGCTCCGCCGCGCCTCCGGGATCGGCACGGGTTATCTGGTCTGCGGCGCCGTGCTCGTGGTGTCCGCCGTCGTCGCCGTGGTGCTCGCCCGCCTCGGGCACACTCCGCAGGCGCGCCTGTTCGCGGCCTGGCCGCAGGAACTTCCGCTGCCGCCCGCAGCGCTCGGGGCGGGGCTGCTCGGCGCGCTGGCCTTCGGCGACGAATTCCGCCACCCCGCCCTGGCGGCGGACCGCGGCACCGTGCCGCGCCGGTTGGGGCTGCTCACCGCGAAGCTGCTCGTGTCCGGCGCCACCGCCCTGCTGCTGGCTGCCCTCACCACCGGATGCGACGCCGGGCTGCTCTATGTCCTCTACGGACGGGACGTCGCCCGAGTTCCCGCCGACTGGCTCGCGCTGAGCGTGAGTTGGACCGGACTCGTGATCGGGTGCGCCTGGGCCGGGGTGCTGGCGTCCGGCGTCTTCCGGTCGATCACCGGCGGACTCGCCGCGGTACTCGCCGTACCCGTCGTGGTTCTTCCCCTTGTGCAGAAGGCGCTTCAGGGGGCGACCGTGCGAACTGCCGTGGGAATCCCGGTGCGGATGCGCGAGATCTTCCTGCTGCAGTGGCCCTTCGGAGGAGAGCGCTACCTGGTCGCGGTGGCCCGCGGCCTCGCCCAACCCGTCGGCGGCGCACTGGGGTTGTCGCTGACCGCCCTGCTGTGCGCGTACGCGCTCACGACCCTGCGAAGCAGGGTCCGATGACGGCGGTCGGTGCGCTTTCGGACCCTCCGTGCGCACAACTCCCCGGGGAAAGCCCATTTCTTTCCGATAAGGCGTCAATTGCGACGGGGTGAGCGATCACCCTTTCGTGTGCTTTTCACCAAAGACCTCAAGGGAGTTGGAAACAACGCCGACAAAAGATCCGTGAGTACCCTTGCGCACACCATGATGACCGCCGCCCGTTCCGCAGACACCGGCCTCGCCGGTCCGGGCGAACTCGACCGCTACCCCTACGCGGAGTCCCCCGCCACCGACCGGCCCGGAGCGTCCCCCTGGGACGGCGCGGACCCCGAGCTGGGCCGTGTGGGCCGGCGCGCCGCGGGCAACCGCGGCCGCGGGCTGCACGGCCAGCTCGTCCAACAGCTGGGTCAGATGATCGTCTCGGGCGACCTGGGCGCGGACCGCCCGCTGGTGCCCGAGGAGATCGGCCAGCGTTTCGAGGTCTCCCGCACCGTCGTCCGCGAGTCCCTTCGCGTCCTCGAGGCCAAGGGCCTGGTCAGCGCGCGCCCGAACGTCGGCACGCGCGTGCGTCCCGTCAGTGACTGGAACCTCCTCGATCCCGACATCATCGAGTGGCGGGCGTTCGGGCCGCAGCGCGACGACCAGCGCCGGGAACTGAACGAGCTGCGCTGGACGATCGAGCCGCTCGCCGCCCGCCTCGCCGCCGGGCACGGCCGTGAGGACGTCCAGCAGCGCCTGTCCGACATGGTCGAGATCATGAGCCACGCGATGGGGCAGGGCGACGTGCTCACGTTCTCCCGGGCCGACGCCGAGTTCCACTCGCTGCTCATCCAGATCGCGGGCAACCGCATGCTGGAGCACCTCTCCGGCATCGTCTCGGCCGCCCTCCAGGTCTCCGGCGGCCCGGTCATCAGCTGTGACCGGCCGAACGACGCCTCGCTCGCCCAGCACGCGCGGATCGTCGACGCCCTCGGCACCGCCGACGGCGCGGCGGCCGAGGCGGCCATGCGTCAGCTGCTGACGGTCCACCCTGAGGTGGAGCGTGTGGTGCCCGCGCCGCGCGAGCACTGATCTCGCGCCGCGGCCGGTGCGGTCGGAGCGCGCGCCGCGTCCTCGTGGCAGCGCCGGGCCCAGGAGCCGTCCGCCGTCGGACCCCGCCGGATCCCGTCCGGATCCCGCAGGGTCCGCTGGAGGCCGGCGCGGCCCGGCGGTGTGACGCCGCGGAACGGTCGGCGTAGCGGCCCTGATTCAGGTCGTCGATCACCCACCTTGCCCATATCTGACCGTTTTTACGTCCTTACGGGGTGTGACCCGGGCCACGAAGATTGGGCGTAACGCTCGTGGGGTCAGTGCGATGACCTAAGAGGTGACTGCCGCGGAGGGAATACGGACGCCTGTCAAGGCGCTGTGAATCTTCCCCGGCCCCCGCCCGCGCCGTCGGCCCATCCCCAGGCCGGTGGTCGGCTCCTGTCCGTCACGGACGGGGCCGGAAGCCGTTTTCCAACGTTCCGAGAGGTTGTTCGTGTCGGCCAGCACATCCCGTACGCTCCCGCCGGAGATTGCCGAATCCGTCTCTGTCATGGCGCTCATTGAGCGGGGAAAGGCTGAGGGGCAGATCGCCGGCGACGATGTGCGTCGGGCCTTCGAAGCTGACCAGATCCCGGCCACTCAGTGGAAGAACGTACTGCGCAGCCTCAACCAGATCCTCGAGGAAGAGGGTGTGACGCTGATGGTCAGTGCCGCGGAGCCCAAGCGCACCCGAAAGAGCGTCGCAGCGAAGAGTCCGGCCAAGCGCACCGCCACCAAGACGGTCGCGGCGAAGGCGGTGACCACCAGGAAGGCCACCGCCACGACGGCCGCCCCGGCCGACCCCGCTGCTGACCCTGCCGAGGAGACCACGTCCGCCAAGAAGGCGGCCGCGAAGAAGACGACGGCCAAGAAGACGGCCGCGAAGAAGACCACCGCCAAGAAGACGGCGGCCAAGAAGACCGCCAAGAAGGACGACGTCGAGCTCGTCGAGGACGAGGCGCTGGAGGAGACCAAGCGCGGCGGTGACGAGCCCGAGGGCACTGCTGAGAGCGCCGGTTTCGTGCTGTCCGACGAGGACGAGGACGACGCGCCCGCGCAGCAGGTCGCCGCGGCCGGCGCCACCGCCGACCCGGTCAAGGACTACCTCAAGCAGATCGGCAAGGTTCCCCTGCTCAACGCCGAGCAGGAGGTCGAGCTCGCCAAGCGCATCGAGGCCGGTCTGTTCGCCGAGGACAAGCTGGCCAACGCCGACAAGCTCGCCCCCAAGCTCAAGCGCGAGCTGGAGATCATCGCCGAGGACGGCCGCCGCGCCAAGAACCACCTTCTGGAGGCCAACCTCCGTCTGGTGGTCTCCCTGGCCAAGCGCTATACCGGCCGCGGCATGCTGTTCCTGGACCTGATCCAGGAGGGCAACCTCGGTCTGATCCGCGCGGTCGAGAAGTTCGACTACACCAAGGGCTACAAGTTCTCCACGTACGCCACCTGGTGGATCCGTCAGGCGATCACCCGCGCCATGGCCGACCAGGCCCGCACCATCCGTATCCCGGTGCACATGGTCGAGGTCATCAACAAGCTCGCGCGCGTGCAGCGCCAGATGCTCCAGGACCTGGGCCGCGAGCCCACCCCGGAGGAGCTGGCCAAGGAACTCGACATGACCCCGGAGAAGGTCATCGAGGTCCAGAAGTACGGCCGCGAGCCCATCTCGCTGCACACCCCGCTGGGCGAGGACGGCGACAGCGAGTTCGGTGACCTCATCGAGGACTCCGAGGCCGTCGTCCCCGCCGACGCCGTCAGCTTCACGCTCCTGCAGGAGCAGCTGCACTCGGTCCTGGACACCCTGTCCGAGCGCGAGGCCGGCGTCGTCTCCATGCGCTTCGGTCTGACCGACGGCCAGCCGAAGACCCTGGACGAGATCGGCAAGGTCTACGGCGTGACGCGTGAGCGCATCCGCCAGATCGAGTCGAAGACCATGTCGAAGCTGCGTCACCCGTCGCGTTCGCAGGTGCTGCGCGACTACCTCGACTAGGTCGACCGAGACACCGTCGTAGGACGTCGAAGGCCCGGATCCCCCTGTGGGAGCCGGGCCTTCGTGCTGCGGGGTGCGGCGCTCTGGATGACTCTGGGTGTCCCATTGGCACCCAGAGTGAGGAGCGTGCATGCGTCCTTCGTTTGTGCGGAAACTGATCCGGCCGCTGGTCCTCGCGGCCGCCGTAACCGTCATACCGCTGGTGAGCGCGGCCCCCGTGGCCGCCGATGGTGTCGTCGTCGGCGGTTTCCCCGTCGACGTCTCCCAGGGCCCCTGGACGGTCGCGCTGTCCAGCCGTGACCGGTTCGGGGGTACGCGCGCGGGACAGTTCTGCGGAGGCGTGGCCGTCGGCCGGACCACTGTCGTGACCGCCGCCCACTGCATGGCCGAGGAGGTCCTGGGGGGCCCACCGAACCAGCTGCGCGACCTCAAGGTCATCACGGGGCGTACGGACCTGCTGTCGTCCGAGGGGAAGGAGATCCCGGTACGCGAGGTGCGGGTCAACCCCGACTACGACGCGGAACACAACATCGGGGACTTCGCCGTGCTCACCCTCGCCGACCCCGTGCCCAAGAGCGCGGTCATCGACATGGCGGCCAAGGGCGACCCGGCCTACGCGCCGGGAACGAGCGCCGAGGTCTTCGGATGGGGTGATGTGACGGGCACCGGCGACTACACGCGGCATCTGCGGGCCGCACGCATGCACGTGCTGCCCGATTCCCAGTGCGAGGACGCCTACTCCGGTGGTGCCGACGGGGTCTACCGGGCCGAGTCCATGGTGTGTGCCGGAGAGGTCCAGGGCGGCCCTGACGCCTGTCAGGGCGACAGCGGCGGCCCGCTGGTCGCCCCCGAGGGGCGGCTCATCGGTCTGGTGTCCTGGGGGAGCGGCTGCGGGCGACCCGGGA includes the following:
- a CDS encoding ATP-binding cassette domain-containing protein, translating into MIQAFGLTSNPRKAHPPVVDDVSFEARAGRVTVLLGAPGAGKTTTLKLMLELQQGRGISYFRGRPLHRIAHPSREVGVLLGDVPGHPARSVRGHLRMLCAAAGVPARRADEVLEVVGLEGLSEERLGTLSRGMDRRLGLACALLADPHTLVLDEPAYGLSAREGRWLHGVLKAHASQGGTVLLTTADPKEAARTADHVVTLESGRLVADQEGAEFARTRLRPRVAVRSPHVARLAAVLSREARTGRHSLEVVREGGNRLSVYGSTTADVGEVAFRNGILVHQLADEIGDMGPGAEVLPAQAQRSGDEPVASAASEGEHHRRDLSARQSHALGDQSSTDQERTSDEQAAPSRQPTSVDLLVPGQSQGPEGPVPEDAPPPDAPDSTSASDADDEPDAAAPSRESPELRDVHLVPLRDTTSPQPQTGRARPAGPLDSPSAAALPPPISVRSAPSPLRPLRYELRRASGIGTGYLVCGAVLVVSAVVAVVLARLGHTPQARLFAAWPQELPLPPAALGAGLLGALAFGDEFRHPALAADRGTVPRRLGLLTAKLLVSGATALLLAALTTGCDAGLLYVLYGRDVARVPADWLALSVSWTGLVIGCAWAGVLASGVFRSITGGLAAVLAVPVVVLPLVQKALQGATVRTAVGIPVRMREIFLLQWPFGGERYLVAVARGLAQPVGGALGLSLTALLCAYALTTLRSRVR
- a CDS encoding FadR/GntR family transcriptional regulator, with amino-acid sequence MSTLAHTMMTAARSADTGLAGPGELDRYPYAESPATDRPGASPWDGADPELGRVGRRAAGNRGRGLHGQLVQQLGQMIVSGDLGADRPLVPEEIGQRFEVSRTVVRESLRVLEAKGLVSARPNVGTRVRPVSDWNLLDPDIIEWRAFGPQRDDQRRELNELRWTIEPLAARLAAGHGREDVQQRLSDMVEIMSHAMGQGDVLTFSRADAEFHSLLIQIAGNRMLEHLSGIVSAALQVSGGPVISCDRPNDASLAQHARIVDALGTADGAAAEAAMRQLLTVHPEVERVVPAPREH
- a CDS encoding RNA polymerase sigma factor — protein: MSASTSRTLPPEIAESVSVMALIERGKAEGQIAGDDVRRAFEADQIPATQWKNVLRSLNQILEEEGVTLMVSAAEPKRTRKSVAAKSPAKRTATKTVAAKAVTTRKATATTAAPADPAADPAEETTSAKKAAAKKTTAKKTAAKKTTAKKTAAKKTAKKDDVELVEDEALEETKRGGDEPEGTAESAGFVLSDEDEDDAPAQQVAAAGATADPVKDYLKQIGKVPLLNAEQEVELAKRIEAGLFAEDKLANADKLAPKLKRELEIIAEDGRRAKNHLLEANLRLVVSLAKRYTGRGMLFLDLIQEGNLGLIRAVEKFDYTKGYKFSTYATWWIRQAITRAMADQARTIRIPVHMVEVINKLARVQRQMLQDLGREPTPEELAKELDMTPEKVIEVQKYGREPISLHTPLGEDGDSEFGDLIEDSEAVVPADAVSFTLLQEQLHSVLDTLSEREAGVVSMRFGLTDGQPKTLDEIGKVYGVTRERIRQIESKTMSKLRHPSRSQVLRDYLD
- a CDS encoding trypsin-like serine protease, with protein sequence MRPSFVRKLIRPLVLAAAVTVIPLVSAAPVAADGVVVGGFPVDVSQGPWTVALSSRDRFGGTRAGQFCGGVAVGRTTVVTAAHCMAEEVLGGPPNQLRDLKVITGRTDLLSSEGKEIPVREVRVNPDYDAEHNIGDFAVLTLADPVPKSAVIDMAAKGDPAYAPGTSAEVFGWGDVTGTGDYTRHLRAARMHVLPDSQCEDAYSGGADGVYRAESMVCAGEVQGGPDACQGDSGGPLVAPEGRLIGLVSWGSGCGRPGSPGVYTRVSQIVSELDLGDADGSPPPRKGA